The following DNA comes from Streptomyces sp. NBC_00690.
AGTGCGATGGCCGCGCAGGACTCGCTTGCCCTTACATCGCCGACGACTGGGCAGGGTCCGAGGGGAATATTTCCGATCTTCGATGGCACAAAGATCCTTGGTTCAACTCCAGTGACACATGCCCCGTCTGTTATGGCACAGGTCACCGGAGGCTCAGACGGACCCTTACTGGCGCCTGGAGTTGGCCTCACCGCGCTATGGCGGATGGGCGTAGTGGGTGGCGGAGCAAAGCACTTGAGTTGACGGATGCGTGGTCTGCGCCCTCGGGTGGCTCGGGAACCTGTGTCGCGGGTCGAGGGAAGCGCGCCTGGAGCTGTGGGCGCCTGGGACCGTGCACAAGTGAAGGCAGGTGCTCAATAGACGCCTACGGACTGGGCGACGGCGGCTGCTGCTAGGCCGCGGATGAGGGGGTGTGGGCGGGTGCCGTCGCCGGCGAGTTCCGGCTGGAAGAGAGTGGCGAGGAAGAACGGGTGCCCCGGCAGTTCGGCGATCCGCACTTCGCCATCGGTGTCGGTGCCGGTGAAGTGCAGCCCGTGGTTGCGCAGCAGTTGAACGTGGTGGGGGCTGGCGCCAAAGTTGCAGTGGTAGCGCTCGGTGGATCGCTCGGCGCCGATGAGCGCTTCGGCGAGGGAGCCTGCGGTTAGCTCGATCGTGCCCTCGTGACCGAGCAGGGAGCACGCAAGCGGTACCACCACGGCGTCGGCCGCTGATGTGTCCGGCGCGTTCTCCGCGTGACTGGCCGTTGCGAGCCCGGCCACGTTGCGGGCGTATTCGAGCAGGACATGCTGGAAGCCGGCGCAGGTGCCGAGCAGGGGGATGCGGTCCTCGCGGGCGGTGCGGATGGCCGCGAGCGCGCCGGCCTCGCTGCGGTAGGGACTGCCGGGCAGTACCCAGATCGCGTCAAACCCGGCCAGAGTTGTGTGGTCCGCAACATCCTGGGTGGGGATCCAGTAGGCGTCCAGGTCCAGACCGTCACGCTCACGCAGCCCGTCGAGTAGACCCGGGATGCGAGCGTGGGAGCGAATCTGGAGCGAGCGGTCGCCGACCAAAGCGACGCGGGCGGTGTGTGTCATGCAGCCATCCTCAGCCGCCCGTCTGCATCACGTCCAACGATGATTTATGCATCCACTATCAGAGATACTCATACTCATGGATCCGCAGCAGCTGCGTACTTTTGTCGCCGTGGTCGACCACCGCTCCTTCTCCGCCGCAGCCCAGGCCCTTGGATACACCCAGTCCGCGATTTCGCAGCACATTGCCGCCCTCGAAGCCGATCTGGAGGCGCCGCTACTCTCCCGCCGCCCGGTAGCGCCGACCGAGGCCGGCGAGCGTCTGCTGGAGCACGCCCGGCCGCTGCTGCTGCGCCTGCACGCGGCGCGGGCCGACATTGCGCGCCTGCGGCAGGTGCGCCCGGGGCGACTCGCGTTGGCCTGCACGCCGGGTGCGCTGACGCCCGCCACCGCGCTCGCGCTGGTACGCGCCCGCACCGCGACCCCGCAACTCGTGGCCTCGGTGCGGATGTGCGGCCGAGCCGAGGCCGTCCAGGCCGTGCTGACCGGCACGGCGGATCTGGCGCTGGTCGATGGCGCGGTGGCGCCAAGCGATCCGCTGCCGCTCTCCGACGCCGCCCCTCTGCCCGCCTTTCCCGTGAGCGAGGAACCTCTCGCGGTACTCATGCCCGACACCCATCCGCTCGCTGGCCGTTCGGCGCTACAGCTGGCCGACCTCGCCGCCGCCCGCTGGATCGACGCACCCGACGCTGCCGTACCCCTGGCCCAACTCCGGTCCGCCACCCAGTCCGACGGCTTCGGCCATCAACTCACCTACACCGGATGCGACATCCGCGGGTTGGCCCTCCTGGTCGCCGCCGGAGCCGGCCTCACCACTGCCGCCCTGCCCGCCGCCGAAGGCATCCCCGGCATCGCGGCCATACCCATCACCGAGCCCCGCATCGTGCACCGCACCGAACTTCTTCACCCCCGCACCCCCACCGCTCCCGCCGCCGAACTCCTCGACGCCCTGCGCCCAAAGTGATCACAGTGAAGCCAGCACTCAGCGTGTCCGACCCCCGCAGGGATGAAACTCCAAGCGAGGAAATCGCACAGCCGCTCTACCCGTAAACTCCAACGACCCCGCTAGCGTCCACGCGGCACCATAGAAAATCCTGACGGCACACATCGCACAAGGGATTGGCCGGGGCCTTGAAGCGATCCGCTCCTGCGCTTCTCCTGGCCCCGCCGTATATCGGGCCGACGACTGGACCGCCTGGCCCGCGCCGTCCTCATCCCCGACTCCTGGTGCACCCGCAGCTCACCTGGCTCAGCTTCCTTGGCAGGCACATCTGGTGCTACCTGAGCACTGCAACCGAAACCGCGGCCCAGGCCAGACGCTGCTGCGCCTCTATCCGCGCGGCCGGCCCCTCGTCGTCACCAACGGATTCCCCTACGGGGGCCTCCATCACTACGCCCACTCCTCCGACAGACTCCTCCTCTGACCTAGTGCGGCACCGCGTTGATCTTTAAGGGGTACGAGGTGGGGCGGACGAAATGGAGTACTGGTTCCCCGCTGTCGAGCAGGAGGGTGCGTCCGCTGGGAGTGAAGCCTGCACGGCGGTAGAGGTGTTGCGCCCGGTCGTTGCTCTCGCCGGTCCATACCTGGATGTGTGTGTACCCCTGCTTGTTAGCGTGTCCGGAGATGCCTTCGAGGAGGAGCAGACCTATGCGCCGTCCCCAGTGGTCGGGGTGGACAAAAACCATGGAGATGTGGCACAGGTCTTCCAGCCGCGCTCCGTGGCCGTCCTGGTTGCGTCCCGGTTCGGCCAAGGTCATGCCGACCACCTCATCGCCGATTGAGGCCACCAGGACGAGGGCGTCGGGATCGGTGAGCTTGTCTTCTACCCGGGCGACGCGCTGCTCGGTGGGCGGCCGCCCACGGGCGATGTTGGCTTGTTGCCAGATGCCCACCACGGCGGCCAAATCCTCCCCGCGTGCGAGGCGTGCTGTGAGCGGGGCGCCGAGACGCAGGCCGCAGGACTGGTCAAGAGCTTCCTCGGGGGTTCCGGCAGGGTGACCGGTCGGCAGCACGGTGTCCTCATAGCGGCCGGTGCTGTCGGTGTAGAGGGCGAAACCCCACCGGTCGGGGTCGCCGGTGTCGCGTAGGCGACACAGCGGGAGCTCTTCGCCGTTGTCGAGCAGCGCGTCGAGGTAGGCGAACCCTGCACGGTAGCGGACGGTGAGCTCGGCGATGGGCGGCCAGCGCCCGGCCCGCTTGGCAAGGCGTTGTTGCAGTGCTTGGGCCTGCGCTGTGTCCTGGATCGCCATGGCTCCCATCATGCCGGGGACACTCCGCCCGGATCACCGGCTGGACTCTCACGATCTGCGGATCGGTGGGCTGATCTAGGAGTGGGGCAATGGCGCTGGCGAATCCGTTCCTGATCCCTTTGGAGATGTGAGTGGGTGGCGGTGGGTGGGTGTCAGCGGGATCGTGGTGTGGACGCTTTGGTAGGGGGTGTGGGCGGGGCTGGCGGGGTCGGGTGGGCTGGGCTGTATGACGGTTCGCGGTGTTTCGGCGGGTGAGGCCGGGTCAGGATGATCGGCTGCTGTGGGGTCGGTCGAGGGTGTGCTGTTGCTACGCGTGTGGTGGTGGCGGTGGTGCACCGGCTGCTGGTGGTGGACCGGGGCGAGGGTGATCTGTCGTCGTTGCGGGAACGTCGCCGAGCTGTTCCGCAGGACGCGGCAGGCGCAGGACGAGGGCGTGCTGGAGGAACGGGAGCGGAGTTTGTGCCGTCGACTGCGACGCCGCACCGTGTGCGGTGAACGACGAGTTGCGGGCAGGCCGAGTACTCCTGGTCGCCCCCGCAGCGGCGGGCCAGGTGGAACCGAGCCGGTACGACCGGGCACCGGCCGAACTCGGTTTTGCGAAAGGGGCGAACGGTCCGCCGGTCGTGGACGGCCCGGATGCCATGCCGTCCGGGCCGGGCGTGAGGAATAGCCCGACGCGACGAGGATTGCGGCGCGTACCCCGGGTACCCGGCAGGGTGAGGTTGTACGCGCAGGGGCCGTCTGGTGTCCAGAGGGCAGGTGGCCGGGGTGACTGGAGGCCGGGGTGACTGGAGGCGGTGGGTCACACGGTTGCCGCGCGGGGGATCGGCTGTGTGTACGGGGACGCGGAGCTAGAGAAGACGGTCGCGACCCAGTAGGCCCTGTACCACCTGCTGCCCGGCCGGGTGCCGGTGTCGCGGGCGGTGGTGGGTGTCAGGACCGGACTGTCGCAGGTGCGGGCCGCGTTGTGCGAGGCGCTGGGGCTGCCGTTCGGATCACCTACTCACCGGGCCGGCCGGCTGACCAGGCATTGGCGGGGGCGCTGGCCGAGCCGGGTGTGCTCTTCCTCGACAACGCGCAGCGTCTGTCGCCGCCGATTCTGGACTACCGGCGGCAATTGTGGCACTCGCCGGGCTGCGTGGCCGCTCTGGTGCGGGCGGACGAGTAGACCGACTGTGGCAACTTCCGTCCGTGGGCACGCCTCTTTCTGGAGGCTGCCGTGTGTTTCGCCCGGCCCGGACCAGCATCTGCTGGCCGGCCCCACGACCGCACGCACCTGGTGCGCATGGCGGAGGTAGCAAGGCTTCGCCCGCCGCAGTCGCCCGCCAGCCAACGCACAGCGGCGTCGCTCGTAGGTACGGGACGGGTCAGCAACGCCGGCCCGAGCCCTTTGACGATCCCACCATGTTCGCCCCCGAGCGTTCTGCCACCGCGATGGTTGGTGCAAGGCGGCCCTCTGCTCTCCAGGATTTCTCACACCAAGCCGCTCTCCCCGGCCAGTTCACGCATGGCCAAGATATCCACTGCGGTCCTCGGCTAGAGAGCCAGTAGTAGCCCAAGCTCGAGAACTTCCTTCCCGAAGCAACCGTGAACCCACCAACCGCGATTTACGCCATCCGTACGTGTTTGGTACGGCTGATCCGTTGCTGGTGTTCACCGAGGCCGCGTTGGAGCGCTATGGCCTCCCAATCGCACTCTCTGAGGAGGAGCGGCTCGCTGGCAGGTTGCCGGAGGGCCACAAGGTCGTCAAGCAGCTGGTCCGCGCGGAGTGGAAGCTCACGAAAAGGGGCTTCGGGCCGTGGGCGCGGATCTACCGTCCCGCAACCGGTTCGGAGCGGGCCTGTGTGCAGCTGTGCATCCCGTCCTGGCACGCACTGGACATCCGTCACTGGGACACCGCCGCGCAGCTTCCGCCGGCGGAACTCGCTCGTGTCCTGGGTGTGTACGCGTCCCGGGTGATGACGCCACGCGGTTCCACGGCCGTCACGGGGCTGGAGTTGATGACCGCGTTGCACCCGGCGACTCGGGCTTCCGAGCCGGACGCGGACGGCAAGCGCACCTCGGAGCACAACCCCGGCAGTCTGGGCAAGGACCCGGTCGACTGCGCCCCGTGCGAGGCCCCCGACGGGCACCCCCTTCTCAAGGATCTGCCGCGCTTCCATGTCCGCGGCCCGGGGGAGAAGCTGTTCGAGGAGGCGTACGACTGGGCTCGGCCGATGACCGATGCCGAATGCATGCGCCGCCACCTCGTGGGTCTGGACGTGAATATGGCGTTCG
Coding sequences within:
- a CDS encoding CTP synthase C-terminal region-related (seleno)protein encodes the protein MTHTARVALVGDRSLQIRSHARIPGLLDGLRERDGLDLDAYWIPTQDVADHTTLAGFDAIWVLPGSPYRSEAGALAAIRTAREDRIPLLGTCAGFQHVLLEYARNVAGLATASHAENAPDTSAADAVVVPLACSLLGHEGTIELTAGSLAEALIGAERSTERYHCNFGASPHHVQLLRNHGLHFTGTDTDGEVRIAELPGHPFFLATLFQPELAGDGTRPHPLIRGLAAAAVAQSVGVY
- a CDS encoding LysR family transcriptional regulator, translating into MDPQQLRTFVAVVDHRSFSAAAQALGYTQSAISQHIAALEADLEAPLLSRRPVAPTEAGERLLEHARPLLLRLHAARADIARLRQVRPGRLALACTPGALTPATALALVRARTATPQLVASVRMCGRAEAVQAVLTGTADLALVDGAVAPSDPLPLSDAAPLPAFPVSEEPLAVLMPDTHPLAGRSALQLADLAAARWIDAPDAAVPLAQLRSATQSDGFGHQLTYTGCDIRGLALLVAAGAGLTTAALPAAEGIPGIAAIPITEPRIVHRTELLHPRTPTAPAAELLDALRPK
- a CDS encoding GNAT family N-acetyltransferase translates to MAIQDTAQAQALQQRLAKRAGRWPPIAELTVRYRAGFAYLDALLDNGEELPLCRLRDTGDPDRWGFALYTDSTGRYEDTVLPTGHPAGTPEEALDQSCGLRLGAPLTARLARGEDLAAVVGIWQQANIARGRPPTEQRVARVEDKLTDPDALVLVASIGDEVVGMTLAEPGRNQDGHGARLEDLCHISMVFVHPDHWGRRIGLLLLEGISGHANKQGYTHIQVWTGESNDRAQHLYRRAGFTPSGRTLLLDSGEPVLHFVRPTSYPLKINAVPH